From a region of the Emcibacteraceae bacterium genome:
- a CDS encoding fumarate hydratase codes for MTLPNYTDMYAQSPSNTVYRKITSDYVSTINVDGKEILKVDPEGIRLLTAEAMKDISHLLRSSHLEKLAAILKDEEASDNDRFVATELLKNANIAAGMVLPSCQDTGTGIVMGKKGQYVWTDGDDAETINQGVIDTYTHTNLRYSQLAPKSLFEEKNTKTNGPAQVDLYATEGNEYHFLFVAKGGGSANKTFLYQQTPAVLREDKLTEFLDEKIRTLGTAACPPYHLAIVIGGLSAEQNLKTVKMASTHYLDNLPTVGGDFGQAIRCPEMEEKVLKMTQRFDIGAQFGGKYFCHDVRVIRMPRHGASVPIGIGVSCSADRQAKGKITKDGIFLEQLEHDPARFLPDVGSDDLSDNVVKIDLNRPMSEVCKDLSQYPVKTRLSLTGTIVVARDLAHAAILKKLEDGEPMPDYLKNHIVYYAGPAKTPEGYASGSFGPTTAGRMDSYVDKFQENGGSMIMLAKGNRSKQVTDACSKHGGFYLGSIGGPAAILAKNNITKVEVLDFEDFGMEAVWKIEVKDFPAFIIVDDKGNDFFKMI; via the coding sequence ATGACATTGCCAAATTATACTGACATGTATGCTCAATCGCCGAGCAACACCGTCTACCGCAAAATTACTTCCGATTATGTTTCAACCATTAATGTTGACGGGAAAGAAATTCTGAAAGTGGATCCCGAAGGGATAAGACTGCTGACTGCAGAGGCAATGAAGGATATTTCCCATCTGCTGAGATCAAGTCATCTGGAAAAACTGGCTGCTATCCTTAAAGATGAAGAAGCCTCAGACAATGACCGTTTTGTTGCGACCGAACTTTTAAAAAATGCCAATATTGCTGCCGGTATGGTGCTTCCCAGCTGTCAGGATACCGGGACAGGTATTGTTATGGGTAAAAAAGGTCAGTATGTCTGGACTGACGGGGATGATGCCGAAACCATCAATCAGGGTGTCATTGATACTTACACCCATACAAACCTGCGTTATTCACAGCTTGCCCCCAAAAGCCTGTTTGAAGAAAAGAACACAAAAACAAATGGCCCGGCCCAGGTTGATCTCTATGCAACGGAAGGTAATGAATATCATTTTCTTTTTGTGGCCAAGGGTGGCGGCAGCGCCAACAAAACCTTTCTATATCAGCAGACCCCGGCAGTATTGCGGGAAGACAAATTGACCGAATTTCTGGATGAAAAAATAAGAACACTTGGTACGGCCGCCTGCCCGCCCTATCATCTGGCGATAGTCATTGGTGGTTTGAGTGCGGAACAAAATCTGAAAACCGTTAAAATGGCCAGCACGCATTATCTGGATAATTTACCAACAGTAGGCGGGGATTTCGGTCAGGCTATCCGCTGCCCTGAAATGGAAGAAAAAGTCCTGAAAATGACCCAGCGCTTTGATATCGGAGCACAGTTTGGGGGAAAATATTTCTGTCATGACGTTCGGGTGATCCGCATGCCTCGTCATGGGGCATCTGTGCCAATCGGCATTGGTGTTTCCTGTTCGGCTGACCGTCAGGCAAAAGGGAAAATTACAAAAGACGGTATTTTTCTTGAGCAGCTAGAACATGATCCGGCGCGCTTCTTGCCGGATGTTGGAAGCGATGACCTCAGCGATAATGTGGTTAAAATTGATCTGAACAGACCAATGTCGGAAGTCTGCAAGGACCTTAGTCAATATCCGGTAAAAACCCGATTATCCCTCACCGGAACAATTGTTGTTGCCCGTGATCTTGCCCATGCCGCTATCCTTAAGAAACTGGAAGACGGTGAACCGATGCCTGATTATCTTAAAAATCATATTGTCTATTATGCCGGCCCGGCCAAAACACCGGAAGGCTATGCTTCCGGTTCATTTGGGCCGACAACAGCCGGACGGATGGACAGCTATGTTGATAAATTTCAGGAGAATGGCGGCAGCATGATTATGCTGGCAAAAGGCAATCGCAGCAAACAGGTAACTGATGCCTGCTCAAAACATGGCGGTTTTTACCTCGGCTCAATCGGCGGTCCGGCGGCAATCCTTGCCAAAAATAACATTACAAAAGTAGAGGTTCTTGATTTTGAAGATTTCGGCATGGAAGCTGTCTGGAAAATCGAGGTTAAGGACTTCCCTGCCTTTATCATAGTTGATGATAAGGGAAATGACTTTTTCAAAATGATTTAG
- a CDS encoding ClpXP protease specificity-enhancing factor SspB codes for MTDSIIKYDEMVQAALIGVVRDILKDTAENGLPGEHHFYITFQTTHPNVKIPKYLKERYEEDMTIVLQNQFWDLSIDDDHFEISLSFNRNKEHLSIPFDSLLGFFDPSVDFGLHFNTDVDSKADLPEKASEDQKIEIVEEKIDIPAEKDNIVTLDAFRKK; via the coding sequence ATGACGGATAGTATTATAAAGTATGATGAAATGGTTCAAGCCGCACTGATTGGTGTCGTTCGTGATATTCTTAAGGATACGGCGGAAAATGGCCTGCCCGGGGAGCATCATTTTTATATAACTTTCCAGACAACCCACCCAAATGTCAAAATACCCAAATATTTAAAAGAACGATATGAAGAAGACATGACCATTGTCCTGCAGAATCAGTTCTGGGACCTTTCCATTGACGATGACCATTTTGAAATATCTTTAAGTTTCAACAGAAACAAAGAGCATCTCTCCATTCCATTTGATTCACTTCTTGGCTTTTTTGATCCTAGTGTTGATTTTGGTCTTCATTTCAATACGGACGTTGATTCAAAAGCTGATCTTCCGGAAAAAGCGAGTGAAGATCAGAAAATTGAGATTGTGGAAGAAAAAATAGATATTCCAGCTGAAAAAGACAATATTGTGACTTTGGATGCTTTCCGTAAAAAATAA
- a CDS encoding ribbon-helix-helix domain-containing protein: MADDDEILKKHSVVIAGHQTSITLENIFWHQLKSIARNENKSLKTLITEIDKDRTTNLSSAIRVFILKKIKS; encoded by the coding sequence ATGGCCGATGACGACGAAATTTTAAAAAAACATTCCGTTGTCATTGCCGGCCATCAAACCAGCATCACTCTTGAAAATATTTTCTGGCATCAGCTAAAGTCAATAGCCCGTAATGAAAATAAAAGCCTTAAAACATTAATCACGGAAATTGACAAAGACCGTACAACAAATTTAAGCAGTGCAATCCGTGTTTTTATCCTTAAGAAAATAAAATCCTAA